From a region of the Candidatus Rhabdochlamydia porcellionis genome:
- a CDS encoding DUF4116 domain-containing protein, which yields MLIAVKNHPFLIYSADSDLMKNLEFLSRAIEVCPIFI from the coding sequence ATGTTGATTGCTGTAAAAAATCATCCTTTTCTCATATATAGTGCTGATTCTGATTTAATGAAAAACCTAGAATTTTTATCAAGAGCTATAGAAGTTTGCCCTATTTTCATTTAG
- a CDS encoding TolC family protein produces the protein MLQSFFVLCACTGCYFNRAVIDPYSYACFTPPCREVNPCILEQYPAELLEKKEPYGLAELIAIALKNNPQTRSSWAKALASAAVYGQKQSVFFPNITGSFQAIRARQPEIEATSIITPQSIFGTTQSPEALQSGRGATDIYFGTWGPMLSLSYLLFDFGTQKANAEAARYSLEQAQFQYNDSIQSLLKTVITDFYSYLYQKELLQANAANVLNAEFTLDATEQGLHSGVRPLSDFLQAKTQLLSQKTNWAAQKQELELAFATLLNDIGLPSYMSLQTQELPKELPKNDLILPLETLISIGIQNRADLLSAESALRSQEQMVKMTKRQVLPQLNYQFEIGKTYFSFDGNVAHDKYNFISTFNVSMPIFSGFYYRNAIKQAESNVVVAEETLKSLQLNAMKEITVAHSNIHTVFETLNWAAEFLSAAEEQYAVALSGYQQGTQTILDLISAQTSLVDARAQKAQAMQDWYLALANLSYATGLISPNTIYSLGDLFE, from the coding sequence TTGCTGCAAAGTTTTTTTGTGTTATGCGCATGCACGGGTTGTTACTTTAACCGTGCTGTAATAGATCCGTATAGCTATGCCTGTTTTACACCTCCTTGTCGCGAAGTCAACCCCTGCATCTTAGAGCAATACCCTGCTGAGCTTTTAGAAAAAAAAGAACCTTACGGACTTGCTGAACTAATCGCCATCGCTTTAAAGAACAATCCTCAAACAAGATCTAGCTGGGCAAAAGCACTTGCTTCTGCAGCAGTTTATGGTCAAAAACAAAGCGTTTTTTTTCCTAATATAACTGGCTCTTTTCAAGCCATACGCGCAAGACAACCGGAAATTGAGGCAACTTCGATAATAACCCCTCAGTCCATTTTTGGAACAACACAATCCCCTGAGGCTCTTCAATCAGGAAGAGGTGCTACTGATATTTATTTTGGCACTTGGGGTCCTATGCTCTCTTTATCTTATTTATTATTTGATTTCGGCACACAGAAAGCAAATGCAGAAGCAGCTCGTTATTCATTAGAACAAGCACAATTTCAATATAATGATAGTATTCAATCTTTGTTAAAAACCGTGATTACAGATTTTTATAGTTATTTATATCAAAAAGAACTACTACAAGCAAACGCAGCAAATGTGCTTAATGCAGAGTTTACTCTAGATGCTACAGAACAAGGCCTTCATTCAGGTGTACGTCCTTTATCTGATTTTCTACAAGCAAAGACACAATTACTTTCTCAGAAAACAAACTGGGCTGCACAAAAGCAAGAGCTTGAACTAGCTTTTGCAACTTTACTAAATGATATAGGCCTTCCTTCTTACATGTCTTTGCAAACACAAGAATTGCCTAAAGAACTACCCAAAAATGACCTTATATTGCCTCTAGAAACCTTAATCAGCATTGGTATACAAAATAGAGCTGATCTATTGTCCGCCGAAAGCGCTCTTCGTTCTCAAGAACAAATGGTCAAAATGACCAAGCGACAAGTTTTACCTCAATTAAATTATCAGTTTGAAATAGGTAAAACCTACTTTTCTTTTGATGGCAATGTCGCTCATGATAAATACAATTTTATTAGTACATTTAACGTAAGTATGCCTATTTTTTCTGGTTTTTACTACCGCAATGCGATTAAACAAGCTGAGTCTAATGTAGTAGTCGCAGAAGAAACACTTAAAAGTCTGCAATTAAATGCTATGAAAGAAATTACCGTTGCTCATTCTAATATTCACACCGTCTTTGAAACACTCAATTGGGCTGCAGAATTTTTATCTGCTGCAGAAGAACAGTACGCGGTTGCTTTAAGCGGTTATCAACAAGGTACTCAAACCATTCTTGATCTTATATCTGCTCAAACATCTCTTGTCGATGCAAGAGCTCAAAAAGCACAAGCTATGCAAGACTGGTACCTTGCTTTAGCCAACTTAAGCTATGCCACAGGTTTGATTTCCCCAAACACCATCTACTCTTTAGGAGATCTTTTCGAATGA
- a CDS encoding efflux RND transporter periplasmic adaptor subunit, which produces MNWMKLLLLCSLLYSCQKKPQVVKPHEVVATRALKQSVQIYKDYVGTITAKSSIQIHAQVSGILVGQYFMEGQFVQKGDLLLVIDPRPYQASLDKAKAEYFQTFTQFKLAEDTLQRYAKLAEQDYISQLNYDQHMANFLEQKAVVGQSVADLENAKINLKYCYIHSPIDAITGKLQFKPGNYIDTNQDTTLTLLNQIDPILVDFSVPESDLFSIQKCSQKSFLKLYIFPTLEHTTCFEGQLTLIDNQINTATGAALLEGTLDNHDHLLWPGHFVDVRLVLEEKESLILPSQAIGVGQNGHYVYTINKNMEVEITPVIIGQRYENGTTGIESGISTNDIVVAQGLLDLYPGKKVNIQMWSNNKEAL; this is translated from the coding sequence ATGAACTGGATGAAACTTCTTCTTCTTTGCTCTTTATTATATAGCTGTCAAAAAAAGCCTCAAGTGGTTAAACCACATGAAGTAGTTGCAACACGTGCTCTTAAACAATCCGTGCAAATATATAAAGATTATGTGGGAACAATTACCGCCAAATCTAGTATTCAGATTCATGCTCAAGTCTCTGGTATTCTGGTTGGACAATATTTTATGGAAGGACAGTTTGTACAAAAAGGAGATTTATTGCTTGTTATTGATCCAAGACCCTATCAAGCTTCACTAGACAAAGCAAAAGCAGAGTATTTTCAGACATTCACGCAGTTTAAGTTAGCAGAAGATACGCTGCAAAGATATGCAAAGCTAGCAGAACAAGATTATATCTCTCAGCTTAATTATGACCAACACATGGCTAACTTCTTAGAGCAAAAAGCAGTGGTAGGACAATCTGTTGCAGATTTAGAAAATGCTAAAATCAATTTAAAATATTGCTATATTCACTCTCCTATTGATGCTATTACAGGCAAGTTACAATTTAAACCCGGTAATTACATTGATACTAATCAAGATACTACGCTTACTCTGCTAAATCAGATAGATCCCATTTTAGTAGACTTTTCCGTTCCTGAAAGCGATTTGTTTTCTATTCAAAAATGCTCTCAAAAATCCTTTTTGAAGTTATACATCTTTCCTACTTTAGAGCACACTACGTGCTTTGAAGGACAATTAACACTCATTGACAATCAAATTAATACGGCAACAGGAGCTGCCTTATTAGAAGGAACACTTGATAATCACGATCATTTGCTATGGCCTGGGCATTTTGTAGATGTAAGGCTTGTATTAGAGGAAAAAGAGTCTCTCATTCTTCCTTCTCAAGCAATAGGCGTTGGGCAAAACGGACATTATGTATATACCATCAATAAGAACATGGAAGTAGAAATCACACCGGTTATCATCGGTCAACGCTATGAAAATGGAACCACCGGTATCGAATCAGGAATTAGCACTAATGACATCGTTGTTGCACAAGGACTTCTTGATCTTTATCCCGGTAAAAAGGTCAATATACAAATGTGGTCAAATAACAAAGAGGCATTGTGA
- a CDS encoding efflux RND transporter permease subunit translates to MNFSSLFIKRPVMTTLVMLTIAFFGVLSYFKLPVSDLPDIDFPTITVTVDYPGANPETISNNVVVPLEQQFTTIEAISSISSTSYTGNATIVLQFDLDRNIDLAAADVQAAINAASSQLPKDLPYAPIYTKTNPTATSLLFFIVTSPVLTRGELYNYSYTFLSQRLSIIEGVSQVLIYGSPQAVRLRVDPQKLAARKLDLNDVANAVVTANVQIPVGTLFSPTQEFTLNVDGQLDKATLYDPIIIKAQDGSIVRFCDIGKAIDSVLNDKLSVQFFEKGYTAPSVGLAIRKRPGANTLSVIQKVNQILPSLSTQLPSSLRLVRVFDQSEYILESVHEVQMTLLIAIALVAIVIFFYLGNLRDTLIPLIVIPLSILGAFIIILKLGFTLNILSLLGITLAVGYLVDDAVVVLENITRHVEMGEPVIDATLKGAKEIFFTILSMTLCLCVVFIPIIFMQGIIGRILYEFAMTIVITVFISGILSLTLTPLLCSKLIRKANQEKKTNFATYHRRMLLLYEKSLNWALNHPKIILGLGVLSLGLSTILMIKLPKDFLPSDDIGLIQGYLQTVDGTSPLAVSESNNQLADILSQDENIASVVSVGGYPQDNEGFLYIRLKPLKERLSLKPLLTHMYSLVHKIPGTNVFLKPQPLINLEVGTTSSKSDYQYTMQSLSEEELYKYAPIMQKKLAELPFLSHVNSDLDITQPRCQVHILRDRASFYQISALQVEQALNLAYATSNLSPINTSSYQYYAIMETFPKFYRDPSSLSQLWLRSALGKMVPLTAITNIKESTGPLTVNHLNASPSATISFNLVDTALSSALDKIHAIAKQTLPNTVKGTVQGSASVFKTSFANLQSLLLITFFLIYIILGILYENFFSPVTVMSTLAPAAVGGLLSLILFHQSFSLYAFVGVIMLFGIVLKNGIILIDFANQALLKKTAHEAIFEACLTRFRPILMTTFAAMMGAVPIAVGIGGTIAKTRQPLGIVIVGGLLFSQVVTLYLTPVVYLYIKKLEEKFSLCSKNLPS, encoded by the coding sequence GTGAATTTCTCCTCTTTATTCATCAAACGCCCTGTAATGACAACTCTTGTCATGCTGACAATAGCTTTTTTTGGAGTTTTATCTTATTTTAAACTCCCTGTCAGTGACCTACCTGATATCGACTTTCCTACTATCACAGTAACGGTAGACTATCCTGGAGCAAATCCGGAAACCATTTCTAATAATGTAGTGGTTCCCTTAGAACAGCAATTTACTACTATCGAAGCAATCTCTTCGATTTCTTCTACTAGCTATACAGGAAATGCTACGATTGTTCTGCAATTTGATTTAGATCGAAATATAGATCTTGCTGCAGCTGATGTACAAGCAGCTATTAATGCAGCAAGCTCTCAACTGCCTAAAGATCTACCCTACGCTCCCATTTATACAAAAACCAATCCTACTGCTACTTCTCTTTTATTTTTTATCGTTACCTCTCCTGTTTTAACCAGAGGGGAATTGTACAATTATAGCTACACGTTTCTTTCTCAAAGATTAAGTATAATAGAAGGAGTATCACAGGTATTAATCTATGGATCTCCACAAGCGGTTCGCCTTAGAGTTGATCCACAGAAACTAGCAGCTAGAAAACTTGATTTAAATGATGTAGCTAATGCTGTTGTAACAGCAAATGTACAAATACCCGTCGGCACTTTATTTAGCCCTACACAAGAGTTCACCCTTAATGTCGATGGGCAATTAGATAAAGCAACCCTCTACGATCCTATTATCATTAAAGCTCAAGACGGATCCATTGTGCGCTTTTGCGATATTGGCAAAGCTATAGATAGTGTTCTTAACGACAAGCTTTCCGTACAATTTTTTGAAAAAGGATATACAGCTCCATCTGTTGGCCTTGCCATCCGCAAAAGACCGGGAGCTAATACCTTATCGGTTATTCAGAAAGTCAATCAAATTCTACCTAGCCTATCTACACAATTACCTAGCTCTTTGCGTTTGGTAAGAGTTTTTGATCAATCAGAGTACATACTTGAATCAGTTCATGAAGTACAGATGACTTTATTGATAGCCATTGCACTAGTTGCTATCGTGATTTTCTTCTACTTAGGCAATCTAAGAGATACGCTTATTCCTCTGATCGTGATTCCTTTATCGATTTTAGGTGCTTTTATTATCATTTTAAAGCTAGGCTTTACCCTTAACATTTTATCTCTACTTGGTATTACACTAGCAGTTGGCTATCTAGTAGATGATGCTGTTGTTGTATTAGAAAATATCACACGCCACGTTGAAATGGGAGAACCTGTCATAGATGCTACCTTAAAAGGAGCTAAAGAGATTTTTTTTACCATTCTATCAATGACTCTTTGTTTATGTGTAGTCTTTATTCCCATTATTTTCATGCAAGGAATTATCGGACGGATATTGTATGAATTTGCAATGACCATTGTTATTACCGTCTTCATTTCAGGAATTCTTTCTTTAACTTTAACCCCTCTTCTATGCAGTAAATTAATTCGCAAAGCAAATCAGGAAAAAAAAACAAATTTTGCAACCTATCACCGCAGAATGCTTCTTCTCTATGAAAAATCTCTGAACTGGGCTTTAAACCATCCTAAAATCATTTTAGGGCTAGGAGTATTAAGCCTGGGCTTATCGACAATTTTAATGATCAAACTTCCCAAAGACTTTTTACCATCAGATGATATTGGCCTTATTCAAGGATACCTACAAACAGTAGATGGGACTTCTCCTTTAGCTGTTTCTGAATCTAACAATCAATTAGCTGACATCTTATCACAAGACGAAAATATCGCTTCTGTCGTATCGGTTGGAGGTTACCCACAAGATAATGAAGGTTTTTTATATATTCGTTTAAAGCCCTTAAAAGAACGCCTTTCTCTTAAACCTCTACTAACACACATGTACTCTTTAGTGCATAAAATACCGGGAACAAATGTCTTTTTAAAACCACAGCCACTAATTAACTTGGAAGTAGGAACGACATCTAGTAAATCTGACTATCAATATACCATGCAAAGTCTATCAGAAGAAGAACTCTACAAATACGCGCCTATCATGCAAAAAAAACTTGCAGAACTTCCTTTTTTAAGTCATGTAAATAGCGATTTAGATATTACCCAACCCAGATGTCAAGTTCATATTTTACGTGACAGGGCATCTTTCTATCAGATCAGTGCATTACAAGTGGAGCAAGCTCTTAATTTAGCTTATGCTACAAGTAATCTCTCTCCTATCAATACTTCAAGCTACCAATACTATGCCATCATGGAAACCTTTCCGAAGTTCTATCGCGATCCCAGCTCTTTATCCCAACTGTGGTTGCGCTCTGCATTAGGAAAAATGGTACCCCTAACAGCTATTACCAACATAAAAGAGAGCACAGGCCCATTAACGGTAAATCATCTTAATGCATCCCCTTCTGCTACTATTTCCTTTAATTTAGTCGATACAGCGTTAAGTAGCGCTTTGGATAAAATTCATGCAATCGCAAAACAAACTCTTCCTAATACTGTTAAAGGAACTGTGCAAGGAAGCGCTAGTGTGTTTAAAACCTCTTTTGCTAACTTGCAATCTCTACTTTTAATCACCTTTTTTCTCATTTATATTATCCTAGGGATTCTCTATGAAAATTTCTTTTCACCTGTTACGGTAATGTCTACCCTAGCTCCTGCTGCAGTTGGAGGACTTTTAAGTCTTATTTTATTCCATCAAAGCTTTTCTCTTTATGCTTTTGTTGGTGTGATCATGTTATTTGGAATTGTTCTAAAAAATGGCATCATTTTAATTGATTTTGCTAACCAAGCTCTTTTAAA